A DNA window from Phoenix dactylifera cultivar Barhee BC4 chromosome 13, palm_55x_up_171113_PBpolish2nd_filt_p, whole genome shotgun sequence contains the following coding sequences:
- the LOC103724036 gene encoding bZIP transcription factor 53-like, which translates to MSSLPARRSSGSEGDPQLVMDERKRKRMLSNRESARRSRMKKQQQLGDLTNQAAQLRNENEQIAMQADLITQQYAELETENCVLRAQVMELTERLQSLNSVLRVFEEVSGMAMDIPEVPDPLLRPWQLPCPAQPIMATADMFQF; encoded by the coding sequence ATGTCTTCATTGCCTGCCCGCCGATCCTCTGGATCCGAAGGCGATCCCCAGCTTGTGATGGATGAGAGGAAGCGGAAGAGGATGCTCTCGAACAGGGAGTCGGCGAGGAGGTCCCGGATGAAGAAGCAGCAGCAGCTTGGCGATCTGACGAACCAAGCAGCTCAGCTTAGGAATGAGAATGAGCAAATTGCGATGCAGGCCGATTTGATCACCCAGCAATACGCCGAGCTGGAGACTGAGAACTGTGTTCTGAGAGCCCAGGTGATGGAGCTGACCGAGAGGCTGCAGTCGCTGAATTCGGTGCTCCGTGTCTTCGAGGAGGTCAGCGGCATGGCGATGGACATACCGGAGGTGCCGGACCCTCTTCTGAGGCCATGGCAGCTCCCTTGCCCGGCTCAGCCGATCATGGCCACTGCAGACATGTTCCAGTTCTGA
- the LOC103724035 gene encoding bifunctional TENA2 protein, whose translation MEGGSLDNGRGKTATWMEQYRLMYDRATRHPFVLSIRDGTVDISAFKRWLGQDYRFVREFVPFLASILLKAWKDSDDNSDVEVILGGMASLNDELSWFKKEASKWDVHLGGIAPQKANLEYCRLLQNLMLPEIDYAVVITAFWAIETVYQDSFSLCLESGSKTPAELMETCKRWGNAHFKDYCRSLQKIADRCLENAPGDVVRKAEEAFLSVLEHEIGFWNMSSGES comes from the exons ATGGAGGGCGGAAGCCTCGACAACGGGAGGGGGAAGACGGCCACGTGGATGGAGCAGTACCGTCTGATGTACGATCGCGCTACTCGGCACCCCTTCGTCCTCAGCATCCGTGACGGAACCGTCGACATCTCCGCCTTCAAGCGATGGCTC GGCCAGGATTATAGATTCGTCAGGGAATTTGTCCCATTTTTAGCAAGTATTCTGCTAAAAGCTTGGAAGGACTCAGATGATAATTCAGATGTAGAAGTAATCTTGGGTGGAATGGCTTCTTTGAATGATGAATTGTCATGGTTTAAAAAGGAAGCTTCCAAATGGGATGTTCATCTAGGTGGTATCGCTCCCCAAAAGGCAAATCTAGAGTACTGCAG ATTATTGCAAAATTTGATGCTACCGGAGATTGACTATGCTGTGGTCATCACTGCATTTTGGGCCATCGAGACTGTGTATCAGGATAGCTTCTCTCTTTGCCTAGAAAGTGGTTCCAAGACCCCAGCAGAGCTTATGGAGACCTGCAAAAGATGGGGTAATGCCCACTTCAAGGATTATTGTCGCTCTCTTCAAAAAATTGCCGATAGATGCCTTGAGAATGCACCAGGTGACGTGGTCAGAAAGGCTGAAGAGGCTTTTCTCTCTGTTCTTGAGCATGAAATAGGCTTCTGGAACATGAGCTCTGGTGAATCTTGA